A single Anopheles arabiensis isolate DONGOLA chromosome 2, AaraD3, whole genome shotgun sequence DNA region contains:
- the LOC120894440 gene encoding uncharacterized protein LOC120894440 — MINIGLAMAKVIAFFKSKHTYDQHGGYGAGWSGKNIHVHIHNDGGLIQHGSVPLEYEHAPPSALHHTAPSVFPSYGPPTVLNSYHRSRGDTVADPIYVQATTSTGDKNEQLYPKVLISDRDKLDQIYAQWRQLNRNGR, encoded by the coding sequence ATGATCAACATTGGGCTGGCGATGGCGAAGGTGATCGCGTTCTTCAAATCCAAACACACGTACGACCAGCACGGTGGATACGGTGCCGGCTGGTCCGGCAAGAACATTCACGTGCACATCCACAACGACGGTGGCCTCATTCAGCACGGCAGTGTTCCGCTGGAGTACGAGCATGCACCACCATCGGCACTGCATCACACTGCGCCGAGCGTTTTCCCGAGCTATGGACCACCGACGGTTCTCAACAGCTACCACCGGTCGCGCGGTGACACTGTGGCGGATCCAATCTACGTCCAAGCGACGACGTCTACGGGGGACAAGAACGAGCAGCTCTACCCGAAGGTTCTCATCTCCGATCGGGACAAGCTGGACCAGATCTATGCACAGTGGCGTCAGCTGAATCGAAATGGACGATAG